The Malus sylvestris chromosome 8, drMalSylv7.2, whole genome shotgun sequence genomic interval TGGACTGTCCTTTTGGCAGGACTTTGTGCATTTCTTGATATAGAGAATGCCATGGAATGTTCACTTGCAGAATCTATGGGTATAAACACCAAAAACCTTCTCTTTTCGCGTCCCGATTCTGCTGAGAATATGCTTTGTGCTGTTGACACTCTGACTAAAAGTGGTTCTTTGGATGTAATTGTGGTTGATAGTGTAAGTGATTGATACTCTGACTAAAGATACATCTACCTGTTTTTCAACACTAATCTTTATTTTATTGACCTTTAATGCCAATCTTTAAGTGCACCAAATATTTCTACAGATATACTGACATGtctatacatatatgtatgctATCATTTCTGTTTGAAGAACCCTCTGTCATTTCCAAGTTATGCTATCAAGTTATACAGGAAAGGTGACACTTTCTGACTgttgtattttaattttcagaATCTAAGAAAGTTACCTCTTATACAATTAGATAGACCTGGGAACTGAAATGCAGTGTGACTAACTAATGAAATATATAAACTGAGATCAGTTCAGTGTTGAATGGAACTTAGAGAGTTCATTATTGGACCTGTATTTCCTTTTCATTGGTTAATTAATTTACACTGCTGTGCTGTCATAGATGTAGATAATCACTATTAATCATTTTAAAGTCTTTTGAGGATATAAAAACTATCAATTTAATATTTGGCATGTTTTGATATTTCAGGTAGCTGCCCTGGTCCCCCAGTGCGAACTTGATGCTGAAATTGATAGTGACTACCGAGATGCACAATCAAGAATCATAACCCAAGCATTACGAAAAATACATTCTTCATTATCCCATTCTCGTACCCTTATTGTTTTTATTAACCAGGTTATCACCACTGTACTTATAAACATTATAACCTATTAATTGTCTGTTCAAAATTCCATCTTAAAAGCTGCAGAAGGAGAAATAATACTTACTATGTAACATTTCTTCCGTATCCAGATTAGATCAAGTCCAAAGTCAGGGAAAGAATTTGGACCTACAGATGAGGTTACGTGTGGTGGAAATGCTTTGAAATTCTACGCAGCAGTGCGGTTGAGACTTAAAAGAATACAGTTGCTTCAGACTGAGGATAAGGTAAATCCTTTATTAGTTTAATAATGacatgaaaaaaattattgatgTTATGCTGCGGCTGATGCTACTTAATGCTTCATGCTGTTGTGCTGTTGGTCTCTTTGGATGAGCCATATTGCTGTTGGGCAATATATTGGtcttatttgttttttgtttttgtttataattttattattatcattTGATCAAAAGTGAAAATATGGTCATATTTGTTAAGACTACCTAAAAGTTGTCCAAAAAACGACAGTTTCTTTGATGTTCTGAGCAGCAGTTAGAGTACTCAATAAGAGTATCACCTGTTTTTGTTTGGTAAATGAAACAATAACTAATTGAGTTGGAAAACTGACAGAAAGGTAGACATATTCTTAAAAGTTAAAGAGCAAAATCAAAGAACAATAAGTAGAATAGTATAGAACTGCAAAGAGAAAGCAAGAGAATAAAAAGTCGTTTCTGCAGTCGATGTATTTTTCCATGAATTTCAGTGGCTGCAATCTCTTGTCCTTGCCTGAAAACTGAGTGCCAAGAGAAGAGAGCTTGACATCCTTGACAAGTGAATGTGCATTAGAGCCACTAGTAGAGCTTTTCGCTTCACAGTTATGTGAACTTATTAAAACCACTATGTTTATTGTGGGTGTTAGGTTGATCTAGTTAGAATATGGCAGTTCTCTTCTTTATCGATGTGAACTTATCAAAGTCCATATTGTTTTTAGGTTACAGGTCTTGGGATTTCTGTGCAAGTTGTGAAAAATAAATTAGCACCTGCAATGAAGAAGGCCGATCTGGGGATACACTTCGGGAGAGGCTTAAGCTGTGAAGCAGAGGTATTGCAGTTGGCTTGTGAACACAGGGTCATTGCCAAAGAAGGAAGCAACTACCTCATAGGGCAGAAGGTTTTTAGTAATGAAAATGCAGCCGAACAGTATCTGGCAAAAAACGATGCGCTTTTTGATGAGGTAGTAACGATCTTAAGGAAAATACTGTTTGAAAGATAGAGTACCTAGACGACACTGACTGAACGAACATCTGTCAAATGTGAAGTGTAAAATGGTGGAGTGATCAAGTCCCGTGTCATGATGCTACCTGAAGGTTTGGGATGACATTCCGGTTTAGGATGCAGCTAGCATTTCTGTCAAAAATTTGACGCAGGCTAAATGCGAGTTCCGAATTAGAAAAAATGGTAGATTTCACCGTTATTCAACGCCTCCAGGTTATCGTATGTAAAATTGTCGGAGCTGTTCCGTGGTTTGTGCAGTAACAAAACCACGACACTGTCGACTTTCACTTGTACATAGAACCTTGATTATGAGTTATATTTTGTACCTTCCATGGCTTATGAGAAACATGTCTCATATGATGTCACACTTTGCATGTCTCATAATAGaatttttgacagaattgtgaTGGAAGGACCACATTAATTTGCGACATCTATTTTCAGGTACTACATTAATTGATTatcaatttcagagaccattttg includes:
- the LOC126633362 gene encoding DNA repair protein recA homolog 2, mitochondrial — protein: MGLLLRPPLAQRLGLAAFKQPRLSSALCSFLQRGRRHWTNCAAECDGLLDHDDNDDAKAREKEDALSSALSRLSGDFGRESMMSMQRFSRSRRPPVISTGSLKLDLALGIGGLPKGRIIEIYGQEASGKTTLALHIIKEAQKLGGLCAFLDIENAMECSLAESMGINTKNLLFSRPDSAENMLCAVDTLTKSGSLDVIVVDSVAALVPQCELDAEIDSDYRDAQSRIITQALRKIHSSLSHSRTLIVFINQIRSSPKSGKEFGPTDEVTCGGNALKFYAAVRLRLKRIQLLQTEDKVTGLGISVQVVKNKLAPAMKKADLGIHFGRGLSCEAEVLQLACEHRVIAKEGSNYLIGQKVFSNENAAEQYLAKNDALFDEVVTILRKILFER